The following proteins are encoded in a genomic region of Phycisphaera sp.:
- a CDS encoding SDR family oxidoreductase, whose amino-acid sequence MAHPTHPSDSKAAIVTGGTAGIGLATATLLIERGWRVLVVGRDPKRLGEALDALGGKAQGCSADVSKPDGPGAIVAACMKAFGSIDALINNAGTAPLVPLAQHTPGLIDQCFATNAIGPAKLILAAWPYLSASKGRVVNVSSMATRDPYPGFFAYASSKAGVELMVKSIANEGQAAGVRAFAVAPGATETAMFRALFDEEAVPSSDVLDPKAVATIIVDCATGQRDDDNGKAIEITPDR is encoded by the coding sequence ATGGCCCACCCGACCCATCCGAGCGATTCGAAGGCCGCCATCGTCACCGGCGGCACCGCCGGCATCGGCCTGGCCACCGCCACGCTGCTCATCGAGCGCGGCTGGCGCGTGCTCGTCGTCGGGCGAGATCCAAAACGCCTGGGCGAGGCCCTCGACGCCCTGGGCGGGAAGGCCCAGGGCTGCAGCGCCGACGTCAGCAAGCCCGACGGCCCGGGCGCCATCGTGGCCGCGTGCATGAAGGCCTTCGGCAGCATCGACGCACTCATCAACAACGCCGGCACCGCCCCCTTGGTACCCCTGGCCCAGCACACGCCCGGGCTCATCGACCAGTGCTTTGCCACCAACGCCATCGGCCCGGCCAAGCTCATCCTGGCGGCGTGGCCCTATCTGTCGGCATCCAAGGGGCGCGTGGTCAATGTCTCGTCGATGGCAACGCGCGATCCCTACCCCGGCTTCTTCGCGTACGCGTCGAGCAAGGCGGGAGTTGAGCTGATGGTCAAGAGCATCGCCAACGAGGGCCAGGCCGCCGGCGTGCGCGCCTTCGCCGTCGCGCCCGGCGCCACCGAAACGGCCATGTTCCGTGCGCTCTTCGACGAAGAAGCCGTCCCCAGCAGCGACGTGCTCGACCCCAAGGCCGTCGCCACGATCATCGTCGACTGTGCCACGGGCCAGCGCGACGATGACAATGGCAAGGCGATCGAGATCACGCCGGATCGATAG
- a CDS encoding PQQ-like beta-propeller repeat protein: MSTQTSLQRFTTLAAAAGLALSIAGSQALGQGETSSIYVDDSTATQSTLRSLPSLLRAGNEAEAVRALQASLDTGPNRLVPTEEDADLFVSVRDAIHERLVAEPELLERYRVEHSARARRMLGEGRYAEVERSYLLTPAGYEAALNVARERFGLARFESAARVLAQLEGHPDRRADARAAAELLTRVAAQLDDEPARAMARAWREQAGLEPADFAALEIPKPAAVVRRDASTISGGQRPPHLPGEEPWSQAIDRDLAPGPDDTLPPPPPIEPKGGGFWLMPMVAGDTILINDGGTLSAWDRYSLRLRWRKSILTNEGSIRDIAGARREPQTWRSIEAPNTVAADARAAYASMGLHMSSAPDLAVGIIAVDLQSGDHLWTADTRNLDPRYALANVRGGPVAGEGRVIFGLREDNRAGRQVGTALVGLDALTGEPAWMRSLGSAGTGWSRSNRNVGAGGVIEGGVVYWFEPMGVVAAFDAHDGRPIWLRRFDTSVRPDRRSAVGAWMVRPPVVKGDSVLALVDRLEMIYRLDRKTGRELGRVSSVALSNADYLVGVGDHVAAVSGSNVWFFEPEAVRMNRRQSDAFELADGFEALITGRAMAAGGSLMVPSGDAAVLLDPATGEMDGPIIALPRSGSVVPLEDQIVVVDTGVLESVMGADVAAMALTQRLQDDPDDIASLVSLVLLAQRQDVLDAVPQAAERALEALGRAGENGEVALRRAQSETRRLFEALLSMTVRMVGLDAAERDDELADELARLAFEAAPGSKGRARALLTIAELRDTQGRAAESAVAYLDVLADASLRIAVVGPDAEAAGVLATRRLQKLLPMHGYGIIEPHERAAAEALALADAGPAGDEARLGVASRLPVSMAAVEAYSSVARVAEADGKIERATRAWRRALDAARLVRTSGGPVSGADVAALGANLARVLAESDHVAAAGRVIRQLRAVSPIETIDAPDLAQLAERFAQRQRGARVGNRPVEVSQRLDGWNLVTPMATEVETAVPEHAVLAAGHLVGVWALAPDLGPIEGEPFEADPKGPLELVWTATHDPSRPPTLLRQDRERALFVWQTGGLAGLRSVSFFDASEWSLPSLIGLFGEDLREPNLGDRGPHVAALMATGQQADPLSWVIASDGAHVAVARRDGLLAVLDATTGEKLYAGRQGLGTVMDVAIAGGRVWVMGSTEAPGSPSAGEIESLALWGFGVDGTEAVRRVGMPEPPRWLAAVEDGSVVMGTHSSIASYGVDETGDAGRVVWESNDDAALNAALGWVLGDALLVMSSRGDLSMAHTGDGTFDSKRIMLSLDDGEVPRLSRQGERVVVLTTGGVTVLDASGEVMGRDALRSNGGRTYEKLPPALGENRVLLVPQGSFSINNGQGEYIVSTVDTVSAKVTGTRAILLPEPPRVARLIDGYGLISTGQRTVVLRFE; encoded by the coding sequence GTGAGCACACAGACCAGCTTGCAACGATTCACGACGCTCGCGGCCGCGGCCGGGCTGGCGCTGTCGATCGCGGGGAGCCAGGCCCTCGGGCAGGGCGAGACCAGCTCGATCTATGTTGATGACTCGACGGCGACGCAGAGCACGCTGCGGTCGCTGCCCTCGCTGTTGCGCGCGGGCAACGAGGCCGAGGCGGTGCGGGCGCTCCAGGCGTCGCTGGATACCGGACCCAACCGGCTGGTGCCCACCGAGGAGGATGCCGACCTGTTCGTGTCGGTGCGCGATGCCATCCACGAGCGGCTGGTGGCCGAGCCCGAGTTGCTGGAACGATACCGCGTGGAGCACTCGGCTCGCGCGCGGCGGATGCTGGGCGAGGGCCGGTATGCCGAGGTCGAGCGCAGCTACCTGCTGACGCCCGCGGGCTATGAGGCGGCGCTGAACGTGGCGCGCGAGCGGTTCGGGCTCGCGCGGTTCGAGTCGGCGGCGCGCGTGCTGGCGCAGCTCGAAGGGCATCCCGATCGCAGGGCCGATGCGCGAGCGGCGGCCGAGCTCTTGACGCGGGTGGCCGCGCAGCTCGACGACGAGCCAGCGCGTGCGATGGCACGGGCGTGGCGCGAGCAGGCGGGCCTGGAACCGGCCGATTTCGCGGCGCTGGAGATTCCCAAGCCCGCGGCGGTGGTTCGGCGCGACGCGAGCACGATTTCTGGAGGGCAGCGGCCGCCGCACCTGCCCGGCGAGGAGCCCTGGTCGCAGGCGATCGACCGCGACCTGGCCCCCGGGCCCGACGACACGCTGCCGCCGCCGCCACCGATCGAGCCCAAGGGTGGTGGGTTCTGGCTCATGCCCATGGTGGCGGGCGACACGATTCTGATCAACGACGGCGGGACGTTGTCGGCGTGGGATCGATACTCGCTACGGCTGCGCTGGCGGAAGTCGATCCTGACCAATGAAGGGTCGATCCGCGACATCGCCGGCGCCCGGCGCGAGCCGCAGACGTGGCGGTCGATCGAGGCGCCCAACACCGTGGCGGCCGACGCGCGGGCGGCGTACGCGTCGATGGGCCTGCACATGTCGAGCGCGCCGGACCTGGCCGTGGGCATCATCGCGGTCGACCTGCAAAGCGGCGACCATCTGTGGACGGCCGACACGCGGAACCTCGACCCGCGGTACGCGCTGGCCAACGTGCGCGGCGGGCCGGTCGCGGGGGAGGGCCGCGTGATCTTCGGGCTGCGCGAGGACAACCGCGCGGGGCGGCAGGTGGGCACGGCCCTGGTGGGCCTCGACGCGCTCACGGGCGAGCCCGCGTGGATGCGCTCGCTGGGCAGCGCGGGAACGGGCTGGAGCCGCTCGAACCGTAACGTGGGCGCCGGCGGGGTGATCGAAGGCGGCGTGGTGTACTGGTTCGAGCCCATGGGCGTGGTGGCGGCCTTCGATGCTCACGACGGGCGGCCGATCTGGCTCCGGCGGTTCGATACCAGCGTCCGCCCGGACCGCAGGAGCGCGGTGGGCGCCTGGATGGTGCGCCCACCGGTAGTGAAGGGCGACTCGGTGCTGGCGCTGGTCGACCGGCTCGAGATGATCTACCGGCTCGACCGCAAGACCGGGCGTGAGCTGGGGCGTGTGTCGTCGGTTGCGCTGAGCAATGCGGACTACCTGGTGGGCGTGGGCGACCACGTCGCCGCGGTAAGCGGCTCGAACGTGTGGTTCTTCGAGCCCGAAGCGGTGCGGATGAATCGCCGGCAGAGCGATGCGTTCGAGCTGGCCGACGGCTTCGAGGCGCTCATCACCGGGCGCGCGATGGCGGCGGGTGGCAGCCTGATGGTGCCTTCGGGCGATGCGGCCGTGCTGCTCGACCCGGCCACGGGCGAGATGGACGGGCCGATCATCGCGCTGCCAAGGTCGGGCAGCGTGGTGCCGCTGGAAGACCAGATCGTGGTGGTCGACACCGGTGTGCTCGAGAGCGTGATGGGCGCCGACGTGGCGGCCATGGCGCTCACCCAGCGCTTGCAAGATGATCCGGACGACATCGCTTCGCTCGTGAGCCTGGTGCTGCTGGCCCAGCGGCAGGACGTGCTCGACGCCGTGCCCCAGGCGGCCGAGCGGGCGCTCGAGGCGCTCGGCCGCGCGGGCGAGAACGGCGAGGTGGCGCTGCGTCGGGCGCAATCGGAGACCCGGCGGCTGTTCGAGGCGCTGCTGTCGATGACGGTGCGCATGGTGGGCCTCGACGCGGCCGAGCGCGACGACGAGCTGGCCGACGAGCTGGCGCGTCTGGCGTTCGAGGCGGCGCCGGGCTCGAAGGGCCGCGCGCGGGCGCTGCTGACGATCGCCGAGCTGCGCGACACGCAGGGCCGCGCGGCCGAGTCGGCGGTGGCCTACCTCGACGTGCTGGCCGACGCGTCGCTGCGGATCGCGGTGGTCGGGCCCGATGCCGAGGCCGCGGGCGTGCTGGCCACGCGGCGTTTGCAGAAGCTGCTGCCGATGCACGGCTACGGCATCATCGAGCCGCACGAGCGGGCCGCGGCCGAAGCGCTGGCGCTGGCCGATGCCGGGCCGGCGGGCGACGAAGCGAGGCTGGGGGTCGCGTCGCGGCTTCCCGTATCGATGGCGGCGGTCGAGGCGTACTCGAGCGTGGCGCGCGTCGCCGAAGCGGATGGCAAGATCGAACGGGCCACCCGGGCGTGGCGGCGGGCGCTCGACGCGGCGCGCCTGGTGCGCACCAGCGGCGGGCCGGTGAGTGGCGCCGATGTTGCGGCGCTCGGCGCCAACCTCGCGCGTGTGCTGGCCGAGAGCGACCACGTGGCCGCGGCGGGGCGGGTGATCCGCCAGCTCCGCGCGGTGTCGCCCATCGAGACGATCGACGCGCCCGACCTGGCGCAACTTGCCGAGCGGTTCGCGCAGCGCCAGCGCGGGGCGCGGGTGGGCAACCGGCCGGTGGAGGTGAGCCAGCGGCTGGACGGCTGGAACCTTGTTACGCCCATGGCCACCGAGGTGGAGACGGCCGTGCCCGAGCATGCCGTGCTCGCGGCGGGGCATCTCGTTGGTGTGTGGGCGCTCGCGCCCGACCTCGGCCCGATCGAGGGCGAGCCCTTCGAGGCCGACCCCAAGGGCCCGCTCGAGCTGGTATGGACCGCGACCCACGATCCGTCGCGACCGCCGACGCTGCTGCGGCAGGACCGCGAGCGAGCGCTATTCGTGTGGCAGACGGGCGGCCTGGCCGGGTTGCGAAGCGTGTCGTTTTTCGACGCGAGCGAATGGAGCCTTCCCTCGCTGATCGGGCTGTTCGGCGAGGACCTGCGCGAGCCGAACCTGGGCGATCGCGGCCCGCACGTGGCGGCGCTGATGGCCACCGGGCAGCAGGCCGACCCGCTGAGCTGGGTCATTGCCAGCGATGGGGCGCACGTCGCGGTCGCGCGGCGCGACGGGCTGCTGGCCGTGCTCGACGCGACGACCGGCGAGAAGCTGTACGCGGGGCGGCAGGGCCTGGGCACCGTGATGGACGTGGCGATCGCCGGCGGCCGGGTGTGGGTCATGGGCTCGACCGAGGCGCCCGGTTCGCCTTCGGCCGGCGAGATCGAATCGCTCGCGCTGTGGGGGTTCGGTGTCGATGGCACCGAGGCCGTACGACGCGTGGGCATGCCCGAGCCGCCACGCTGGCTTGCGGCGGTGGAGGATGGCTCGGTGGTGATGGGCACGCACAGCTCGATCGCCAGCTATGGCGTGGACGAGACCGGTGATGCCGGCCGTGTTGTGTGGGAGAGCAACGACGACGCGGCGCTCAACGCGGCGCTCGGCTGGGTGCTGGGCGACGCGCTGCTGGTGATGTCGTCGCGCGGCGACCTATCGATGGCGCATACCGGCGACGGCACGTTCGACAGCAAGCGCATCATGCTCTCGCTCGACGACGGCGAGGTGCCCCGGCTCTCGCGGCAGGGCGAACGCGTGGTGGTGCTGACCACCGGTGGCGTGACCGTGCTCGACGCGTCGGGCGAGGTGATGGGCCGCGACGCCTTGCGGAGCAACGGCGGGCGCACCTACGAGAAGCTGCCGCCCGCGCTGGGTGAGAATCGCGTGCTGCTGGTGCCCCAGGGGAGCTTCTCGATCAATAACGGGCAGGGCGAGTACATCGTGTCCACGGTCGACACCGTGTCGGCCAAGGTGACCGGCACGCGCGCCATCCTGCTGCCCGAGCCCCCGCGCGTGGCGCGGCTGATCGATGGCTACGGCTTGATCTCGACCGGGCAGCGGACGGTGGTGCTGCGGTTCGAGTAG
- a CDS encoding DUF5658 family protein has translation MAQSIAAPATRKARFSDALGADGFPKWMRVPLRQQWANPDFRARRVNLFLLAIVFLSLADLSMTLDHMVGPGMYESNPLARFILQWGSPATLAMFKCMTLLLGTWLLWRARRSVAGEIGAILCMVVLTWLMFRWNHYSNEMTALTPHLAEIQTYNGDSWVAITSDP, from the coding sequence ATGGCACAATCGATCGCGGCGCCGGCGACGCGGAAGGCTCGCTTCTCGGACGCCCTCGGGGCCGATGGGTTCCCAAAGTGGATGCGGGTGCCCCTGCGTCAGCAGTGGGCAAACCCTGATTTCCGTGCCCGCCGCGTCAACCTCTTCCTGCTGGCCATCGTCTTTCTGAGCCTGGCCGACCTCTCGATGACGCTCGACCACATGGTCGGCCCGGGCATGTACGAGAGCAACCCGCTGGCCCGCTTCATCCTCCAGTGGGGCTCGCCGGCCACGCTGGCCATGTTCAAGTGCATGACCCTGCTCCTGGGCACCTGGCTGCTCTGGCGCGCGCGCCGTAGCGTGGCCGGCGAGATCGGTGCCATCCTGTGCATGGTCGTGCTGACCTGGCTCATGTTCCGCTGGAACCACTACAGCAACGAGATGACCGCCCTCACGCCCCACCTGGCCGAGATCCAGACCTACAACGGCGACAGTTGGGTGGCCATTACGTCCGACCCGTGA
- a CDS encoding aspartate carbamoyltransferase catalytic subunit, translating to MTTSSPGSTGEPMGISGAHALSGVMPGKDLVNLRDLEPSVLRRLLSRARQHAWALDEDPFDVGQTLRGQVVGLLFFEDSTRTRLSFAMALHRLGGRFIELTDKGSSLSKGETLADTARTVEAMGVSRLVVRSKRTDDVLEVAQAVRIPVLNAGAGDGEHPTQGLLDTLAFAEAHKRLDSLDLDGLTVLIVGDVARSRVARSSGPCLAALGARVLVAGPDVDEAIAASAGGQVSENFLSDVREADAVMALRIQHERGGSDLDAAGADAAYREKFGLTVDRVRTLKPGAVIMHPGPVNPGVEIDAEVMGQPRSIITRQVALGVAVRMACLEARGAVTGRT from the coding sequence ATGACGACGAGCAGCCCTGGTAGCACGGGTGAGCCGATGGGGATCTCCGGTGCGCACGCGTTGTCGGGCGTCATGCCGGGCAAGGACCTGGTGAACCTCCGCGACCTGGAGCCTTCGGTGCTCCGGCGGCTCCTGTCGCGTGCGCGGCAGCACGCGTGGGCGCTCGACGAGGATCCGTTCGACGTGGGGCAGACCCTGCGGGGCCAGGTCGTGGGGCTGCTGTTCTTCGAGGACTCAACGCGCACGCGGCTGAGCTTCGCCATGGCGCTGCACCGGCTCGGCGGGCGGTTCATCGAATTGACAGACAAGGGCAGCTCGCTGAGCAAGGGCGAGACGCTGGCCGACACGGCCCGCACGGTGGAGGCGATGGGCGTGTCGCGGCTGGTGGTGCGCTCGAAGCGCACCGACGACGTGCTCGAAGTGGCTCAGGCCGTTCGCATCCCGGTGCTCAACGCCGGTGCGGGCGATGGCGAGCACCCGACGCAGGGCTTGCTCGACACGCTCGCCTTCGCCGAGGCGCACAAGAGGCTCGACTCGCTGGACCTCGATGGGCTGACGGTGCTGATCGTGGGCGACGTGGCCCGGAGCCGGGTCGCGCGGTCGAGCGGGCCCTGCCTGGCGGCGCTGGGCGCACGGGTGCTCGTCGCCGGGCCCGATGTGGACGAGGCGATCGCGGCGTCGGCGGGTGGGCAGGTGAGCGAGAACTTCCTGAGCGACGTTCGTGAGGCCGACGCGGTGATGGCGCTGCGCATCCAGCACGAGCGGGGCGGGAGCGATCTGGACGCCGCCGGTGCCGACGCGGCCTATCGCGAGAAGTTTGGTCTCACCGTCGATCGCGTCCGCACGCTCAAGCCGGGCGCAGTCATCATGCACCCCGGTCCGGTGAACCCGGGCGTCGAGATCGACGCGGAAGTGATGGGCCAGCCGCGCTCGATCATCACGCGGCAGGTGGCTCTGGGCGTCGCGGTGCGGATGGCGTGCCTGGAGGCGCGTGGGGCGGTCACGGGTCGGACGTAA
- a CDS encoding UbiX family flavin prenyltransferase, protein MPTFPHASPDAPTSTAAAGRTVVLGVSGASGAWYALRALEQLLLAGATVHLVVSEYGRRLLGDESGITKVGFDDLLPHLAGHADAQAMKGRLVCHPNKDVGAVIASGSFRHDGMAVLPCSSTSLGAIATGAGSNLLTRAAMVTLKERRTLIICHRETPLNLIDIENMRILALAGACICPTNPGLYLLPQTIGEVIDFVAGKVLDLLDVEHGLKTRWQDHPGLRG, encoded by the coding sequence GTGCCCACCTTTCCCCACGCCAGCCCCGACGCCCCCACCTCCACCGCCGCCGCTGGCCGGACTGTCGTTCTTGGCGTTTCCGGGGCCTCGGGGGCCTGGTACGCCCTGCGCGCCCTCGAGCAACTCCTGCTGGCCGGAGCCACGGTCCACCTGGTCGTCAGCGAGTACGGCCGCCGGCTGCTGGGCGATGAGTCGGGCATCACCAAGGTCGGCTTCGACGACCTGCTGCCCCACTTGGCTGGCCATGCCGACGCGCAGGCCATGAAGGGCCGCCTGGTTTGCCATCCCAACAAGGACGTCGGCGCTGTCATCGCCAGCGGCAGCTTCCGCCACGACGGCATGGCCGTGCTGCCCTGCTCGAGCACCAGCCTGGGTGCCATCGCCACCGGGGCGGGCAGCAACCTGCTCACCCGCGCCGCGATGGTCACGCTCAAGGAGCGCCGCACGCTCATCATCTGCCACCGCGAGACGCCGCTGAACCTGATCGACATCGAGAACATGCGCATCCTGGCCCTCGCCGGCGCGTGCATCTGCCCGACCAACCCGGGGCTGTACCTGCTGCCGCAGACCATCGGCGAGGTGATTGATTTCGTGGCGGGGAAGGTGCTTGATTTGTTGGATGTCGAGCACGGATTGAAGACGCGGTGGCAGGACCACCCCGGCTTGCGGGGTTAG
- a CDS encoding Fic family protein has translation MRKRVVGGSGAGEWQEVETWAFVPDDLPPAIDWKGLKGELFDEFAGAHAALGRVNGLVHAVPNPEILRQALWLREARLSSKIEGIETTALDMVLAGEGDGKANPGREALNAVRAVQFGIESHEPYSGKLVRAMHEKLLDGVRGEELRPGEFRDVPVYIGVAGRPDRARFVPPAEGETVARCMVALDAFVNGEWPEIPAIAQVALAHYQFEAIHPFRDGNGRIGRALILHQMCALGLLDMPIVSPSGYFQRHRQEYVDRMRALSEHGAWVEWLRMFAIAVGEEAVSTRLLAERIVSAHAAFTEKLRDETAAGRLLRLLDHVFGWPLVTAASAAKVLDVTDPTARKDIALFEELGILARTDDGKYGKTWYAPAVLDVAEAEYAEFPE, from the coding sequence ATGCGCAAGCGTGTGGTGGGCGGCTCGGGGGCAGGCGAGTGGCAGGAGGTCGAGACCTGGGCGTTCGTGCCCGACGACCTGCCGCCGGCGATCGACTGGAAAGGACTCAAGGGCGAACTGTTCGACGAGTTCGCCGGCGCCCACGCCGCCCTGGGCCGGGTGAACGGGCTGGTGCATGCGGTGCCGAACCCCGAGATCCTCCGCCAGGCGTTGTGGCTGCGCGAGGCTCGGCTGAGCTCGAAGATCGAGGGCATCGAGACCACCGCGCTGGACATGGTGCTGGCTGGCGAGGGTGACGGGAAAGCCAACCCAGGCCGCGAGGCGCTCAACGCCGTGCGCGCGGTGCAGTTTGGGATCGAGAGCCACGAGCCCTACAGCGGGAAACTCGTGCGCGCGATGCACGAGAAGCTGCTCGATGGAGTGCGCGGCGAAGAGCTGCGGCCTGGAGAGTTTCGGGACGTGCCGGTGTATATCGGCGTCGCGGGCAGGCCCGATCGGGCGCGGTTCGTACCGCCGGCCGAGGGCGAGACGGTGGCGCGATGCATGGTCGCGTTGGACGCGTTCGTGAACGGCGAGTGGCCCGAGATTCCCGCGATCGCGCAAGTCGCGTTAGCGCACTATCAGTTCGAGGCGATCCACCCATTCCGAGACGGCAATGGTCGAATCGGGCGGGCGCTCATCTTGCATCAGATGTGCGCCTTGGGGTTGCTTGATATGCCGATCGTGTCGCCCAGCGGGTACTTCCAGCGACATCGGCAGGAATACGTCGACCGCATGCGTGCGCTGAGCGAGCATGGCGCGTGGGTCGAGTGGCTGCGCATGTTCGCGATTGCAGTGGGGGAAGAGGCTGTTTCGACGCGACTGCTGGCCGAGCGGATTGTGTCGGCCCACGCGGCGTTTACCGAGAAATTGCGCGATGAGACGGCGGCCGGGCGATTGTTGCGCTTGCTCGACCACGTCTTCGGCTGGCCGCTTGTGACGGCGGCCAGCGCGGCCAAGGTGCTGGACGTGACCGATCCAACAGCGCGGAAGGACATCGCGTTGTTCGAGGAGCTGGGCATCCTGGCGCGCACCGATGATGGGAAGTATGGCAAGACCTGGTACGCGCCGGCCGTGCTCGACGTAGCCGAGGCAGAGTACGCGGAATTTCCGGAGTGA
- the dnaN gene encoding DNA polymerase III subunit beta: MRVVCDRGALLDAVNVVSSVAASRTPKPQLTCVKITASREGDAGELTLSATDGEIGLRLRTARVDVQEPGEALVPADKLKQIVAAEDHEPTLTLEGEDRTLHVKGENANYTLLGYDPADLPRVADRSDFGAEGLKTRFDFPSDTLGDMIGMTLFATARETTRYAINGVLVRRHGKALEMVATDGRRLAMAKGTVPGASKDDPDVSCIIPTKALSLLQRLVDSEDESVTVAVGDQKALFALGGGDDDAPRAVLSTSLVDGQFPPYEEAIPSDQTVKATFDKDMLHSAVRRAALLTNEESKGVRLAFRGEQKQLELSSHAPEMGEARVNVELKGYDGADVEIGFNPGFITDALRVMHDTEVTMELKDGRHAGVIRTAGNGFLYVVMPVTI; encoded by the coding sequence ATGCGAGTGGTTTGCGATCGTGGTGCGTTGCTGGACGCGGTGAACGTGGTGTCGTCGGTGGCGGCGTCGCGCACGCCCAAGCCGCAACTGACCTGCGTGAAGATCACCGCCAGTCGCGAGGGTGACGCGGGCGAGCTCACCCTGTCGGCCACCGACGGCGAGATCGGCCTGCGCCTGCGCACCGCCCGCGTCGACGTGCAGGAGCCCGGCGAGGCTCTGGTGCCCGCCGACAAGCTCAAGCAGATCGTCGCCGCCGAGGACCACGAGCCCACGCTGACCCTCGAGGGCGAGGACCGCACCCTGCACGTCAAGGGCGAGAACGCGAACTACACCCTGCTGGGCTACGACCCGGCCGACCTGCCGCGCGTGGCCGATCGAAGCGACTTCGGGGCCGAGGGGCTCAAGACACGCTTCGACTTCCCCAGCGACACTTTGGGCGACATGATCGGCATGACGCTGTTCGCCACGGCCCGCGAGACCACGCGGTATGCCATCAACGGCGTGCTCGTGCGTCGCCACGGCAAGGCGCTGGAGATGGTCGCCACCGACGGTCGCCGCCTGGCCATGGCCAAGGGCACCGTGCCCGGCGCGAGCAAGGACGACCCGGACGTATCGTGCATCATCCCCACCAAGGCCCTCTCGCTGTTGCAGCGGTTGGTTGATAGCGAGGACGAGTCGGTGACCGTGGCGGTGGGCGACCAGAAGGCGTTGTTTGCGCTTGGCGGCGGAGACGACGATGCGCCCCGGGCCGTGCTCTCGACCTCGCTGGTCGACGGCCAGTTCCCGCCGTACGAGGAGGCCATCCCCAGCGACCAGACCGTCAAGGCGACCTTCGACAAGGACATGCTCCACAGCGCCGTCCGCCGCGCCGCCCTGCTGACCAACGAGGAGAGCAAGGGCGTCCGCCTGGCCTTCCGCGGCGAGCAGAAACAACTCGAACTCTCGAGCCACGCCCCGGAGATGGGCGAGGCCCGCGTGAACGTCGAGCTCAAGGGCTACGACGGTGCCGACGTCGAGATCGGCTTCAACCCCGGCTTCATCACCGACGCCCTGCGGGTGATGCACGACACCGAGGTAACGATGGAGCTGAAGGACGGTCGTCACGCTGGGGTTATCCGGACGGCTGGGAATGGGTTCTTGTATGTGGTGATGCCGGTGACGATCTAG
- the neuC gene encoding UDP-N-acetylglucosamine 2-epimerase — protein sequence MIGPGWAGDPQPARTHARAARTRRVAVVTGSRADFGLLKPVMAAVDAHAELELLVIAAGAHLIPPADSFRDVKALFPIADSVPMQKPGRTTRPDDAEALGTGVSRLTRSFRAHEPDWVVVLGDRIEAFAAASAASVGGWALAHLHGGDRAEGVADESMRHAISKLANLHLPATQASADRLTRMGEKPEHVHVVGSPAIDDLHAIEPMPQADFEEVGSPKALVLLHPTGRSVETEEHVTATLLDALASLKLKPLALSPNHDPGRAGVLRTLTERLGHPQPHMRREKFVALLKRLALTGGVLVGNSSAGLIEAPALGLRVVDIGPRQNGRERPPGVLHADDQSQEAVERTILDALAAPPCDPKAHPYGDGLAGERVAALLASVDPNNRGILAKLNAY from the coding sequence ATGATCGGCCCCGGATGGGCCGGCGACCCCCAGCCGGCGCGCACCCACGCCCGGGCCGCCCGCACGCGCCGCGTGGCGGTGGTGACCGGATCTCGGGCCGACTTCGGGCTGCTCAAGCCGGTCATGGCCGCCGTCGACGCCCACGCCGAACTCGAACTGCTGGTGATCGCCGCGGGGGCCCACCTGATCCCCCCGGCCGACAGCTTCCGCGACGTGAAGGCGCTGTTCCCGATCGCCGACAGCGTGCCCATGCAGAAACCGGGGCGCACGACCCGGCCCGACGACGCCGAGGCCCTAGGCACGGGCGTCAGCCGCCTGACCCGCAGCTTCCGCGCCCACGAGCCAGACTGGGTGGTCGTGCTGGGTGATCGCATCGAGGCCTTCGCCGCCGCCAGCGCCGCCAGCGTCGGCGGCTGGGCCCTGGCCCACCTGCACGGCGGCGACCGGGCCGAGGGCGTGGCCGACGAATCGATGCGGCACGCCATCAGCAAGCTGGCCAACCTGCACCTGCCGGCCACGCAGGCCTCGGCCGATCGCCTGACGCGCATGGGCGAGAAGCCCGAGCACGTCCACGTTGTTGGCTCGCCGGCCATCGACGACCTGCACGCCATCGAGCCCATGCCGCAGGCCGACTTCGAGGAAGTCGGTTCGCCCAAGGCCCTCGTGCTGCTGCACCCGACCGGCCGCTCGGTCGAGACCGAAGAGCACGTGACCGCCACGCTGCTCGACGCCCTGGCATCGCTCAAGCTCAAGCCGCTCGCCCTGAGCCCCAACCACGACCCCGGCCGAGCGGGCGTGCTGCGCACGCTGACCGAGCGGCTGGGCCACCCCCAGCCCCACATGCGCCGCGAGAAGTTCGTCGCCCTGCTCAAGCGCCTGGCTCTCACCGGTGGCGTGCTTGTGGGCAATTCGTCGGCGGGTCTGATCGAGGCCCCCGCGCTGGGGCTGCGCGTGGTCGATATCGGACCCCGCCAGAACGGCCGCGAGCGCCCACCAGGCGTGCTGCACGCCGACGACCAATCGCAAGAAGCCGTCGAACGCACCATCCTCGACGCTTTGGCCGCCCCCCCGTGCGATCCAAAGGCCCATCCCTATGGAGACGGCCTCGCCGGCGAGCGTGTGGCGGCCTTGCTGGCCTCGGTCGACCCCAATAACCGGGGCATCCTGGCCAAGCTCAACGCCTACTAA